A stretch of the Bacillus sp. FJAT-18017 genome encodes the following:
- a CDS encoding DUF2164 domain-containing protein — MFVKLTKDQHQLMISNIQEFFSEERDENISDFAAERVLDFIKESIAPHFYNAAISDAIFVAQQQFSSLEVEMSSLERPIKK, encoded by the coding sequence GTGTTCGTTAAATTAACAAAAGACCAACATCAACTTATGATTTCTAATATTCAAGAGTTCTTTTCCGAGGAAAGAGATGAGAATATTTCTGATTTTGCCGCGGAAAGGGTCCTGGATTTCATTAAGGAATCTATCGCACCTCATTTCTACAACGCCGCTATTTCCGATGCGATCTTCGTAGCTCAGCAGCAGTTCTCGTCACTTGAGGTGGAGATGTCCTCACTGGAGCGACCGATCAAGAAATAA
- a CDS encoding CDI toxin immunity protein, which produces MHEDRKKMNEQQKARLAMLLQKQKQKIEEQERMRSEAEVLNCFDRREDVFILTKEDGDLIMDEFVKVFPIAEWGRVDWDRVQNKVRIEDWTMESIQDVLRLLRSQGFDLNQTAYLMGSTGSLPNVKSSVQRILTNLDELTWIGWDQIIYCPNSKYVIESFHDGDLTIGWY; this is translated from the coding sequence GTGCATGAAGATCGAAAAAAAATGAACGAGCAACAAAAGGCTAGATTGGCCATGTTATTACAAAAACAAAAACAGAAAATAGAAGAACAAGAACGAATGCGTTCGGAAGCAGAGGTTTTAAATTGTTTTGATAGAAGAGAAGATGTCTTTATTTTAACTAAAGAAGATGGAGATCTAATTATGGATGAGTTTGTTAAAGTCTTTCCTATAGCTGAATGGGGCAGAGTAGATTGGGATAGGGTTCAAAATAAGGTGAGAATAGAAGATTGGACTATGGAGTCAATTCAGGATGTATTAAGATTATTAAGATCCCAAGGTTTTGATCTTAATCAGACAGCATATTTAATGGGCTCAACCGGAAGTTTACCGAATGTCAAATCTAGTGTTCAAAGAATCCTTACAAATCTAGATGAACTTACATGGATTGGCTGGGATCAAATTATTTATTGTCCAAATTCAAAGTATGTTATTGAAAGCTTTCATGATGGTGACTTAACAATAGGTTGGTATTGA
- a CDS encoding YdcF family protein, whose product MSYPFDCITDFIFVESELSPADVILVPGANHPPLMEKAAALYHQGLAPYILPSGGYKQHVGTTEWEYLRNLAIENGVPEEAILKEDKAQHTLENARFSLDVLNREGIPYHKDIIVCKAGHSRRALLCYQHEFPKETEFLVSPVIDRYGITKENWFLSEVGISRTMTEVAKIGKYFGSLIPDWVNTK is encoded by the coding sequence ATGAGTTATCCGTTTGATTGTATTACAGACTTCATTTTCGTAGAATCTGAACTTTCCCCAGCCGATGTGATTTTGGTCCCCGGAGCGAACCATCCGCCACTAATGGAAAAAGCAGCAGCTTTGTATCATCAAGGATTAGCACCTTACATACTTCCATCGGGAGGGTATAAACAGCACGTGGGTACTACTGAATGGGAGTACTTAAGAAATTTAGCCATTGAAAATGGAGTGCCTGAGGAAGCAATTTTAAAGGAAGACAAAGCACAACACACATTGGAAAATGCCCGTTTTTCATTGGATGTCCTTAATAGAGAGGGAATTCCTTACCATAAAGATATAATCGTTTGTAAAGCAGGTCATTCACGGAGAGCGTTATTGTGTTATCAGCACGAGTTCCCAAAAGAAACAGAGTTTCTTGTCTCTCCCGTTATAGATAGGTATGGAATTACTAAAGAAAATTGGTTTTTATCTGAAGTAGGAATAAGCAGAACCATGACTGAAGTGGCGAAGATAGGCAAATACTTCGGTAGCTTAATTCCGGACTGGGTAAATACTAAATAA
- a CDS encoding antibiotic biosynthesis monooxygenase family protein, with protein MILEAVMLQVKEGMEAEYEKAFCEASKIISSMKGYISHDLQRCIEEEGKYLLLVQWESLEDHTVGFRQSNEYQEWKKQLHHFYDPFPIVEHFERVDI; from the coding sequence ATGATATTAGAAGCTGTTATGCTGCAAGTTAAGGAAGGTATGGAAGCGGAATATGAAAAAGCGTTTTGTGAGGCTTCCAAAATTATTTCTTCGATGAAAGGGTACATATCTCACGATTTACAACGATGTATTGAAGAAGAGGGGAAATATTTACTTCTGGTTCAATGGGAATCATTAGAAGACCATACAGTTGGATTTAGACAATCAAATGAGTACCAAGAATGGAAAAAACAATTACATCATTTTTATGACCCATTTCCGATAGTTGAACATTTTGAGAGGGTCGATATTTAA
- a CDS encoding CarD family transcriptional regulator → MFQIGDNIVYPMHGTGIIKAIEEKEISGEKQQYYVIKMFISNMQVMIPTGKILSSNIRPITDIMALKHLIHIFQHGESDKLLPWKQRYKVNTDKIKTGKIQEGAEVVRDLMRMKKEKALNSSEKKMLESAHEFLISELGLIKGITENQIKSFC, encoded by the coding sequence TTGTTTCAAATTGGCGATAACATTGTTTATCCAATGCACGGAACAGGTATTATTAAAGCCATTGAAGAAAAGGAAATCTCAGGGGAAAAACAACAGTATTATGTCATAAAAATGTTTATCAGTAATATGCAAGTCATGATTCCTACTGGTAAAATATTAAGTTCAAATATACGCCCAATTACTGACATAATGGCATTAAAACACCTCATACACATTTTTCAGCATGGAGAATCAGATAAATTACTGCCGTGGAAACAAAGGTATAAAGTGAACACGGACAAAATAAAAACGGGTAAAATACAAGAAGGTGCAGAAGTTGTACGTGATTTGATGCGTATGAAGAAAGAAAAAGCACTTAATTCAAGCGAAAAGAAAATGTTAGAAAGCGCACATGAATTTTTGATTAGTGAACTCGGATTAATTAAAGGGATCACTGAAAATCAAATAAAAAGTTTCTGTTGA
- a CDS encoding GrpB family protein, which produces MLTETVNFINSNVLNEKAEETFSLHKALILKLLPEADIQHVGSSAIPNSMTKGDLDLQVRVDAENFPKAVQELSRLYELNEGSTKTESFRAFKDDSVDPPLGIQLTVIDSEFDFFWKIRNVLLSNEKYRNKYDDLKRKYEGKDMELYREEKNSFFEKLMETPEFLSLKTPNRSQMEEE; this is translated from the coding sequence ATTCTCACGGAAACGGTCAATTTTATTAATAGCAATGTTCTTAATGAAAAGGCTGAGGAAACTTTTTCGCTTCACAAAGCCTTAATCTTAAAGCTGCTCCCGGAAGCTGATATACAGCATGTTGGCAGTTCCGCTATTCCAAACAGCATGACAAAGGGAGATTTGGATTTGCAAGTTCGAGTCGATGCTGAAAACTTCCCTAAGGCAGTCCAGGAACTTTCAAGGTTATATGAGCTTAACGAAGGCAGTACAAAAACCGAATCGTTCAGGGCTTTTAAAGATGATTCGGTAGATCCTCCTTTGGGGATACAACTAACCGTCATAGATTCGGAATTTGATTTCTTTTGGAAAATACGGAATGTATTACTTTCGAACGAAAAATATAGAAACAAATATGATGACCTAAAGAGGAAATACGAAGGAAAAGATATGGAGCTTTACAGAGAAGAAAAAAATAGCTTCTTTGAAAAGTTAATGGAAACTCCTGAATTTTTAAGTCTGAAAACCCCTAACAGATCACAAATGGAGGAAGAATAA
- a CDS encoding DUF5694 domain-containing protein, translating to MKESKPKILIVGTFHMGSTPDLIQTGLDNILSPQRQAEIAEVIVNLKRFEPNKIAVEVEKERQAEINKSYQDYLNNSFQVKVNELHQIGFRLNAEMKNSEIFAVDWMRDVGQKGIGEVMEWAKANQPELFKRITETYLPNIAPDFNNQSISGILKMCNDRTRLNLEQEMYMNVARIGEGLNYMGIEWLRWWYQRNLIIFSNITRLANTNDRILLLIGSAHVYLITQFLSESGLFEIEDLNKYI from the coding sequence ATGAAAGAATCAAAACCCAAGATACTTATTGTTGGAACGTTTCATATGGGCAGTACACCTGACCTGATACAAACTGGTTTAGATAATATCTTATCCCCGCAACGGCAAGCTGAAATAGCAGAAGTGATTGTGAATTTGAAAAGATTCGAGCCAAATAAAATTGCGGTCGAGGTTGAAAAAGAAAGACAAGCAGAGATCAACAAAAGCTACCAGGATTACTTAAATAACTCCTTTCAAGTAAAAGTGAATGAGTTGCACCAAATAGGTTTCCGGCTAAATGCAGAAATGAAAAACAGTGAAATTTTTGCCGTGGATTGGATGAGGGATGTAGGACAAAAAGGAATTGGAGAGGTGATGGAATGGGCTAAAGCCAATCAGCCGGAACTGTTTAAACGTATTACTGAAACGTACCTCCCTAATATCGCACCCGACTTTAATAACCAATCAATTTCGGGCATATTAAAGATGTGTAATGATAGAACTCGATTAAACCTGGAACAAGAAATGTATATGAATGTTGCCCGTATAGGCGAGGGCTTGAACTACATGGGGATAGAGTGGCTAAGATGGTGGTATCAACGGAATTTAATCATATTCTCTAACATTACCAGACTAGCTAATACTAATGACCGTATTCTCTTGCTCATCGGTAGTGCTCACGTCTATTTAATAACCCAATTCCTATCAGAAAGCGGCCTATTTGAAATTGAAGATCTAAACAAGTACATATAG
- a CDS encoding Ig-like domain-containing protein produces MKKGWVLLFVLVLCLAGVVPVKADKDTTPLLILKSSSISGADFRTGDLITMLFTIEYDTESGPADEADIHLMHNSGQNINSKMQYTGNNTYEFSYRADDLQPGDWYVSDIKLYDKAGNPQIYDTTSTLLSNLRFQMLEESADTTAPELTSVKLSKTTAQPGDKVIVTIGFKEEESGLSHGTLTLRHIETRDYNLTSNINFNSTTGEYEAEITIPKYTKNGVYDIGTLTLTDKAGNQRSYLAGSFPMLAEAQLTISGALTDTSRPVFQSITVDKKELYPGDSLKVVVNGSDSGSGLARVQVQFTGKEFHNANDTFWTNLTVGSTNNQWTGTLQAPKSTTEGVYYIEQINLRDGVGNTTVIEVTDTLLTVKVLPVFTWVTSGAIKKGTAFDPLAGARFFSNLEGDRTKDILVKGSVDTTINGIYLLTYSMDTYSAYRWITVNDAQASDPAYFNEIVKIGIPANSSFTLWDGSTLKTFSAETTVTKDGTYQLSTNMVTPGAVRKTAKFIIDRVKPAAPTLNTIYSQSVAVTGKAEAYSTVKVLKNGVYLAQGKADATGKYSIKIPKQRYGTKISVQAIDRAGNAGSASVKTVLYVPGLNAVSNRSTYVTGKSFSKSKIKVYSNGVLIKTGYADSYGNYKIAIPRQAAGKVMKVVETSVSGKNFTSLPVTVSDKIAPAAPVLNNVYSQSVAVTGKAEAYSTVKVLKNGVYLAQGKADATGKFSVRIPKQRYGTKISVQAIDRAGNAGSASVKTVLYVPGLDPVSTLSTYVTGKSFSKSKIKVYSNGVLIKTGYADSSGNYKITISRQAAGKIIKVVETTVSGRNFTSLPVTVSK; encoded by the coding sequence ATGAAAAAAGGTTGGGTATTGCTGTTTGTTCTCGTTTTGTGTTTGGCGGGTGTGGTTCCAGTTAAGGCGGATAAGGATACAACGCCGCTGCTTATTCTAAAAAGCTCTTCAATCAGCGGGGCCGACTTCCGCACAGGTGACCTCATCACGATGCTGTTTACGATTGAATACGATACTGAGTCAGGGCCTGCGGATGAGGCCGACATTCACTTAATGCACAATTCCGGCCAGAATATCAACAGCAAGATGCAGTATACAGGCAATAATACGTATGAATTTTCTTATCGTGCCGATGATCTACAGCCTGGAGATTGGTATGTATCAGACATAAAGCTGTATGACAAGGCAGGCAATCCACAAATCTATGATACTACTTCAACCTTACTATCTAATTTGCGCTTCCAGATGCTCGAAGAAAGCGCCGATACCACTGCGCCAGAACTTACCTCGGTAAAACTCAGCAAAACAACTGCCCAGCCAGGAGACAAGGTCATCGTAACAATCGGGTTTAAAGAAGAAGAAAGCGGCTTGTCGCATGGTACTTTAACTCTTAGACATATTGAAACACGTGATTATAACCTTACAAGTAATATAAATTTTAATAGTACGACCGGCGAATATGAGGCGGAAATAACGATTCCGAAGTATACGAAAAACGGTGTTTACGATATCGGAACTCTGACATTGACAGATAAAGCTGGCAACCAGAGAAGTTATTTGGCAGGATCGTTCCCTATGCTCGCTGAAGCCCAGCTGACGATTTCAGGTGCGCTGACAGACACTTCCCGCCCGGTATTCCAATCCATTACAGTCGATAAGAAGGAACTCTATCCCGGCGATTCTTTGAAAGTTGTTGTAAATGGATCAGATTCCGGATCCGGCCTCGCTCGAGTACAGGTGCAATTTACCGGAAAGGAATTTCATAATGCGAACGATACATTTTGGACTAACCTGACTGTCGGCAGCACCAATAATCAGTGGACAGGAACTTTGCAGGCTCCCAAAAGTACAACAGAAGGTGTCTATTATATTGAACAAATTAACTTGCGGGATGGGGTCGGGAATACAACTGTTATTGAAGTGACAGACACCTTGCTAACGGTAAAAGTGTTGCCGGTATTCACCTGGGTCACTTCAGGGGCAATCAAAAAAGGAACAGCGTTTGATCCTTTGGCAGGAGCCAGGTTCTTCTCCAATCTCGAAGGGGATAGAACAAAGGATATCCTCGTGAAGGGGTCGGTCGATACCACTATCAACGGGATTTACTTGCTGACATACTCAATGGATACCTACAGTGCCTACAGGTGGATTACGGTAAATGACGCGCAGGCGTCAGACCCGGCTTATTTTAATGAAATCGTAAAAATCGGCATTCCGGCAAATAGCTCGTTCACCCTATGGGACGGCAGTACGCTCAAAACCTTCTCGGCGGAAACCACCGTAACCAAGGACGGCACGTATCAACTATCGACAAACATGGTGACACCAGGTGCAGTCAGGAAAACGGCAAAGTTCATAATTGACCGGGTGAAACCGGCCGCACCAACACTGAATACAATCTACAGCCAGTCAGTAGCAGTCACCGGTAAAGCTGAGGCCTATTCGACCGTAAAGGTTTTGAAAAATGGCGTGTATCTCGCCCAGGGCAAAGCGGACGCAACCGGGAAGTATTCAATTAAAATCCCTAAACAGCGATATGGAACCAAAATCTCTGTCCAGGCAATCGACCGGGCAGGAAACGCAGGCAGCGCTTCTGTAAAAACAGTGCTGTATGTGCCTGGCCTCAATGCTGTCAGCAATCGTTCAACCTATGTGACTGGGAAATCCTTTTCAAAAAGCAAGATAAAAGTTTACTCCAACGGCGTGCTTATCAAGACGGGGTACGCAGATTCCTACGGAAATTACAAAATCGCCATTCCAAGGCAGGCTGCGGGAAAAGTGATGAAGGTAGTCGAGACTTCGGTCAGCGGCAAGAACTTTACAAGCCTTCCGGTCACGGTGTCGGATAAGATTGCGCCAGCCGCGCCTGTCCTGAATAACGTGTACAGTCAATCCGTAGCGGTCACCGGAAAAGCCGAGGCCTACTCGACTGTGAAGGTGTTAAAAAATGGTGTGTATCTCGCCCAAGGCAAAGCGGATGCAACCGGCAAATTCTCGGTTCGCATCCCTAAACAGCGGTATGGAACGAAAATCTCCGTGCAGGCAATTGACCGGGCCGGAAATGCCGGCAGCGCTTCTGTTAAAACCGTACTCTATGTGCCAGGCCTTGATCCAGTCAGCACGCTTTCTACCTACGTGACTGGAAAATCATTTTCAAAAAGCAAGATAAAGGTCTACTCTAATGGAGTGCTAATTAAGACTGGATACGCAGACTCCTCTGGAAACTATAAGATTACCATTTCGAGGCAGGCCGCAGGAAAAATAATCAAGGTAGTCGAGACAACCGTCAGCGGCAGGAACTTTACAAGCTTGCCGGTCACGGTGTCAAAATAA
- a CDS encoding Ig-like domain-containing protein translates to MKKGWVWLFVLVLCLAGVAPAKADNDTTPLILKSTSISATELHFGERINIRFVVEEDYESGPFEDADINLRHSSGKEFPSMMRYIGNNTYEFSALADHFIYGDWHVEDIRLYDNAMNSRTYDTSSPLISKLKFRMLDGETTIDTTPPVLTSLNLSKTTVVPGDKVIVTIGYKDASGLSHGSLSLRHIQTDDYPLFSDIRYNSTTGKYQAEITIPKYVRNGTYDVGYVSLTDKKENEKSYWAIRDALLANTKLTISGASSDYTAPVFQEVTLSKTQLYPGDTIDVVVKGYDSGSGIKEAEISFRQKGSENTFNYFWDTLSEGSSNKEWKGTLQVPAHVQEGIYEIKQIYLADQVGNNKFVLDNETLPTVKVLPFYTGVASGSILKGASFDPKAGVRAFSNAEGDRTEDIVMKGSVDSATNGLYLLSYSVKSNQFPSSNGSGTHYYNSYRWMTVNDQQALDPVYFNENVKIGIPTNNPVSLSDGSTVKTISTSTTVTKDGSYQISTGTTQTSSANRLMSLTQTNTLSQTATKKTLKFVIDRVKPATPVLNTVYSQSVAVTGKAEAYSTVKVLSNGKYLAQGKADSAGKFSVRIPKQRYGTKISVQATDRAGNIGSASVKTVLYVPGLDPVSNLSTYVTGKSFAKSKLKVYSNGVLIKTGYADSYGNYKIFIAKQAAGKEIKVIETSVSGKNFTSLPVKVSDKIAPAAPVVNKVTTSSVYITGTAEKSATILVNVGTNQIASGKATTTGTFKIAIPKQKLGTILTVYAVDASKNKSKPATVKVQ, encoded by the coding sequence ATGAAAAAGGGTTGGGTATGGCTGTTTGTCCTCGTTTTGTGTTTGGCTGGTGTCGCACCAGCGAAAGCGGATAATGATACAACACCGCTTATTCTGAAAAGCACTTCAATCAGCGCGACAGAATTACACTTTGGAGAGAGAATTAACATTCGATTTGTAGTCGAAGAAGATTATGAGTCGGGGCCATTTGAGGATGCTGATATTAATCTAAGGCATAGTTCTGGGAAGGAATTTCCTAGCATGATGCGCTATATCGGTAATAACACATATGAGTTTTCAGCGCTGGCAGACCATTTTATTTACGGGGACTGGCATGTTGAAGATATCAGGCTGTATGACAATGCCATGAACAGCAGGACCTATGACACCAGTTCACCTCTGATATCTAAATTGAAATTTCGGATGCTGGACGGGGAAACAACGATTGATACGACTCCTCCAGTCCTTACATCTCTAAACCTTAGCAAAACGACTGTGGTTCCAGGTGACAAGGTAATTGTAACAATCGGATATAAGGATGCCAGCGGGCTTTCCCATGGTTCCCTAAGCCTGCGCCATATCCAGACCGATGACTACCCATTATTCTCGGATATCCGCTACAATAGCACGACTGGCAAGTACCAGGCCGAAATCACGATTCCGAAGTATGTACGAAACGGTACGTACGATGTCGGGTATGTTTCTCTTACGGATAAAAAAGAGAACGAAAAAAGTTATTGGGCCATCCGTGATGCGTTGCTTGCCAATACCAAGCTGACAATTTCAGGAGCCAGTTCTGACTATACTGCACCCGTTTTCCAAGAAGTGACCCTAAGCAAAACCCAGCTTTATCCCGGCGACACGATTGACGTTGTGGTAAAGGGATATGACAGCGGATCGGGTATTAAAGAAGCAGAGATCTCTTTCAGGCAGAAAGGTTCCGAGAACACGTTCAATTATTTCTGGGACACTCTTTCAGAAGGAAGCTCAAATAAGGAATGGAAGGGGACACTGCAAGTTCCTGCCCATGTCCAAGAGGGCATATATGAAATCAAACAAATCTATTTGGCCGACCAAGTCGGGAATAACAAGTTTGTCCTGGATAATGAAACCCTTCCAACTGTAAAAGTACTTCCGTTTTACACGGGTGTTGCATCAGGCTCGATTTTAAAAGGAGCTTCTTTTGATCCGAAAGCAGGAGTCAGAGCCTTTTCAAATGCGGAAGGTGACCGGACTGAGGATATAGTAATGAAGGGTTCGGTTGATTCCGCAACCAATGGTCTCTATTTGCTTTCCTACTCTGTTAAAAGTAATCAATTTCCAAGTTCCAATGGGTCCGGTACCCATTATTACAACTCTTACAGATGGATGACCGTAAACGACCAGCAGGCGTTGGACCCGGTTTATTTTAATGAAAATGTGAAAATAGGAATCCCGACCAATAACCCAGTCAGCCTGTCGGACGGAAGCACGGTGAAAACTATTTCAACATCGACAACCGTGACAAAGGATGGCTCATATCAAATCAGCACAGGCACAACACAAACATCGAGCGCCAATCGTCTCATGTCCTTGACCCAAACAAATACGCTGTCTCAAACTGCAACCAAGAAAACACTGAAGTTCGTAATCGACCGGGTAAAACCGGCAACACCAGTCCTGAATACAGTCTACAGCCAATCGGTAGCGGTAACCGGTAAAGCGGAAGCCTATTCGACTGTGAAAGTTTTGAGTAATGGAAAGTATCTCGCCCAAGGCAAAGCGGACTCAGCCGGCAAGTTCTCAGTTCGCATCCCTAAACAGCGGTACGGAACGAAAATCTCTGTCCAGGCAACCGACCGGGCCGGAAATATCGGCAGTGCTTCTGTTAAAACAGTGCTGTATGTGCCAGGTCTGGATCCTGTCAGCAATCTTTCAACCTACGTTACCGGAAAATCTTTTGCAAAAAGCAAGTTAAAAGTATACTCCAATGGGGTGCTTATCAAGACTGGCTATGCAGATTCCTACGGAAATTACAAAATTTTTATCGCAAAGCAGGCTGCGGGCAAAGAAATAAAAGTAATCGAGACTTCAGTCAGCGGCAAGAACTTCACTAGCCTTCCAGTGAAGGTGTCCGATAAAATCGCACCAGCCGCTCCAGTCGTCAATAAGGTTACCACATCGAGTGTCTATATAACCGGAACCGCGGAAAAGAGTGCCACGATTTTGGTCAATGTCGGAACAAACCAAATTGCTTCTGGAAAAGCAACAACAACAGGAACATTCAAAATCGCCATTCCAAAGCAAAAACTTGGGACAATCCTGACAGTCTATGCCGTCGACGCATCGAAAAACAAAAGCAAGCCAGCTACTGTAAAAGTACAATAA